Proteins co-encoded in one Chitinophagales bacterium genomic window:
- a CDS encoding CheR family methyltransferase, which translates to MELIQNIVGEVRHGKKLRVVGIGASAGGLEAMRQFFSHIPDNIDASFVIIQHLSPDFKSLMDEILARYTKIPILTVNHDMPVYPNHIYLIPRDKNIVIKNGVLLVVNRSGKLNLPIDIFLHSLGHDQGSNAIGVILSGTGTDGSRGTRTIKEAGGIVLVQDPNSAKFNGMPLATISIGLADNVLTPSLLAETVTKLANTFPHKLLDEENDISLQGIFKRILLKVYNATGIDFEAYRKQTLLRRSEKRMQLNHIYKIEDYDEYMEVNPSEAKLLGKEFLIGVTRFFRNPEAFEILQERIIPEIVKNKNSYETIRIWIAACSTGEEAYSIAMLMMEYMVENDLPPNFKIFATDVDDLAINFASEGVYHDNIVADVSSKRLEQFFDLKMDKFHIKKKLRERIIFVNHDVLQDPPFINADLICCRNFLIYLNTDVQKRLLENYHYSLNQGGYLFLGPSESIGNLKQFFHSIDQKWNIYENVYDVVNTYSKKAPAWVTKNFASKTSRKSTLKPSESSSNSEDNYLNYKRQETFFTSALVRRHSPICLFLSKELDVLFINGNVGQLFHFPQALVRMNIENLLESQESLLFRNGVRRALETRQTISYKDVPFNKYEELFNLDINFSWVHIPEVDNKVVLVEIFIKGSTTALSSENVLEVDAGLLKEERVRTLELELKEVKEQKKSLIEELESINVELQASNEELLATNEELQSTNEELQSVNEELYTVNTELQSKIEEYTTINNDIANLLKSTEIATIFLDNYLRIRKFTSAISEQLDLVDSDIGRSITTFSHTLKNVDLAGLAKKVLLNLNTIEKEVIDIHDNFFLMRILPYRTSENMINGVVITFTNINEVKSMAAKNLATSSRYKAVFENAIDNLSIYDREGTFLDLNFTFTGYHRDEVIGTIVYDRVTPENKDIIKYAIDKVFETGENVFYNLDFILPHGEVVFIEAKVSPIFRDGNVEEVAITTRDLSDIKARKREIKRLNEELEQKVEERTADLEDANEYLEELNSFLDDFVNGAIHDLRAPILRMKSYVESLSKAKDEADRKKLLERVGMASQKLESVLNGLMQFLDFQKNGSHAILNINIKDIFYEVKTQLTDQLSQLESTIQTDFNDSPNFYYVKPYLVSMVYNVLDNAIKYRDDNRPLEISVKVKEQDGYVVFSVADNGIGIDLERYGHLLFQPFQRIATTREGAGIGLSILNNTIKKNGGKIEVQSELGKGTVFTVHIKPYTMIVDM; encoded by the coding sequence ATGGAGCTGATTCAGAATATTGTTGGAGAGGTTAGGCATGGTAAAAAACTGAGAGTGGTAGGAATAGGGGCATCGGCTGGTGGGTTGGAAGCAATGAGGCAATTTTTTAGTCATATACCTGATAATATAGATGCCAGTTTTGTGATTATTCAACATTTATCGCCTGATTTCAAAAGCTTAATGGATGAAATATTGGCACGATATACAAAGATACCAATACTGACGGTGAATCATGACATGCCCGTATATCCTAATCATATTTATTTGATTCCTCGTGATAAAAACATTGTTATAAAAAATGGAGTTCTTCTGGTGGTCAATCGGAGTGGTAAGTTAAACTTACCCATTGATATCTTCCTTCACTCATTGGGCCACGATCAGGGCAGTAATGCTATTGGAGTGATTTTGTCAGGTACAGGAACGGACGGATCTAGGGGAACTCGAACAATCAAAGAAGCTGGTGGAATTGTCCTTGTTCAAGATCCAAACTCTGCAAAATTTAATGGAATGCCTTTGGCGACCATTTCTATTGGGTTGGCAGATAATGTGTTAACGCCCTCATTGTTGGCTGAAACTGTCACCAAATTAGCGAATACTTTTCCCCACAAACTGCTCGATGAAGAAAACGACATTAGTTTGCAAGGCATATTTAAAAGGATTTTGTTGAAGGTATACAACGCTACGGGGATTGATTTTGAAGCTTATCGAAAACAAACGCTTTTGAGACGCTCTGAGAAGCGGATGCAGTTGAATCATATCTACAAAATAGAAGATTATGATGAATATATGGAGGTCAATCCATCAGAAGCAAAATTACTAGGAAAGGAATTTTTAATCGGAGTAACCCGTTTTTTCAGAAACCCAGAAGCTTTTGAAATATTACAAGAAAGGATAATTCCCGAAATTGTAAAAAATAAAAATTCTTATGAAACGATTAGGATATGGATTGCAGCGTGTTCTACTGGCGAGGAAGCATATAGCATAGCCATGCTGATGATGGAGTATATGGTGGAGAACGACCTTCCTCCCAATTTCAAAATATTTGCAACGGATGTGGATGATTTAGCAATCAATTTTGCGAGCGAGGGAGTTTATCACGACAACATTGTTGCAGATGTTAGCAGTAAACGTTTGGAGCAATTTTTTGATTTGAAAATGGACAAATTTCATATTAAAAAGAAGCTTAGAGAACGCATTATTTTTGTGAACCATGATGTATTACAAGATCCTCCTTTTATCAATGCAGATTTGATTTGTTGCCGTAATTTTTTGATTTATTTAAATACCGATGTTCAAAAAAGATTGTTGGAAAATTATCATTATTCACTCAATCAAGGAGGATATCTATTCTTAGGGCCTAGCGAATCAATTGGAAATTTGAAGCAATTCTTTCATTCAATTGACCAAAAATGGAATATTTATGAAAATGTATATGATGTGGTTAATACTTATAGTAAAAAAGCTCCTGCTTGGGTTACAAAAAATTTTGCTTCAAAAACATCTAGGAAATCAACTTTAAAGCCTTCGGAGAGTTCATCCAATTCAGAAGATAACTATTTAAATTACAAGCGACAAGAAACATTTTTCACAAGTGCATTGGTCAGAAGACATTCCCCTATTTGTTTGTTTCTCAGTAAGGAACTCGATGTATTGTTTATCAATGGTAATGTAGGGCAGTTGTTTCACTTTCCACAGGCACTCGTGCGGATGAACATTGAAAATCTACTAGAATCACAAGAGAGTTTGTTGTTTAGAAATGGAGTGCGTCGTGCATTGGAAACCAGACAGACGATTTCATATAAAGATGTTCCCTTCAACAAATATGAAGAGTTGTTTAATTTGGATATTAATTTCTCTTGGGTGCACATTCCAGAAGTGGACAATAAAGTTGTATTGGTCGAAATTTTTATCAAAGGAAGTACTACCGCTTTAAGCTCTGAAAATGTTTTGGAAGTTGATGCAGGATTGTTGAAAGAGGAACGTGTACGTACTTTGGAACTGGAACTCAAAGAAGTAAAAGAACAAAAAAAGTCGCTGATTGAAGAGCTTGAATCAATAAATGTAGAGTTACAAGCTTCTAATGAAGAGTTGTTGGCTACCAACGAAGAACTTCAAAGTACAAATGAGGAATTGCAATCGGTCAATGAAGAGCTTTATACGGTAAATACGGAGTTGCAATCTAAAATTGAAGAATATACAACGATAAACAATGACATTGCAAACCTTTTGAAAAGTACTGAAATAGCGACGATTTTCTTGGACAATTACCTAAGAATCCGAAAATTTACTTCTGCAATAAGCGAACAATTGGACTTAGTAGATAGCGATATCGGTCGTTCTATAACTACTTTTTCTCATACTCTAAAAAATGTGGATTTGGCAGGTTTAGCCAAAAAAGTATTGCTCAATCTCAATACGATTGAAAAAGAAGTGATAGATATACATGACAATTTCTTCTTAATGAGGATATTGCCTTACCGAACCTCTGAAAACATGATCAACGGTGTCGTTATCACCTTTACGAACATCAATGAGGTAAAATCAATGGCTGCTAAAAATTTAGCAACCTCATCACGTTATAAGGCCGTTTTTGAAAATGCAATTGACAACCTATCCATTTATGATAGAGAGGGAACTTTCTTAGATTTGAATTTCACTTTTACAGGTTATCATAGAGATGAGGTGATTGGTACTATAGTTTATGATCGGGTTACTCCTGAAAATAAAGACATCATCAAATATGCAATTGACAAGGTTTTTGAAACGGGCGAAAATGTGTTTTATAATTTGGATTTCATACTTCCACACGGTGAAGTAGTCTTTATTGAAGCAAAGGTTAGCCCCATTTTTAGAGATGGAAATGTAGAAGAAGTAGCAATTACAACCCGAGATTTGTCAGATATTAAGGCTAGAAAAAGGGAAATCAAAAGGCTCAATGAAGAATTGGAGCAAAAAGTAGAAGAACGAACAGCTGATTTAGAGGATGCAAATGAATATTTAGAAGAATTGAATTCTTTTTTAGATGATTTTGTAAATGGAGCTATACACGATTTGCGTGCGCCAATTTTGCGAATGAAATCCTATGTAGAATCTTTGAGTAAAGCAAAGGATGAAGCAGATAGAAAAAAACTCCTCGAAAGGGTAGGAATGGCGAGTCAAAAACTTGAATCGGTTCTCAATGGTTTGATGCAATTTCTTGATTTTCAAAAAAATGGTTCACACGCTATTCTGAATATTAATATTAAAGATATTTTCTATGAGGTAAAAACTCAACTTACTGACCAGCTTTCACAATTAGAATCTACTATACAAACCGACTTCAATGATAGCCCTAACTTTTACTATGTCAAACCCTACCTTGTAAGTATGGTGTACAATGTGTTGGACAATGCCATCAAATATAGAGACGACAATAGACCTCTCGAAATTTCTGTGAAAGTGAAGGAACAAGATGGTTATGTTGTGTTTAGTGTGGCAGACAATGGTATTGGCATTGACCTCGAACGATACGGACATCTATTATTTCAACCTTTTCAAAGAATTGCTACAACCCGTGAGGGGGCAGGTATTGGTCTAAGTATCTTGAACAATACCATCAAAAAAAATGGTGGAAAAATTGAAGTGCAAAGTGAATTGGGTAAAGGCACTGTTTTTACAGTACATATCAAGCCTTACACCATGATTGTAGATATGTAA
- a CDS encoding T9SS type A sorting domain-containing protein has protein sequence MKKSLLTLLFFSLCAITASVYVMKIKQLSISEAKESNLLRASIQNFEEKTHSFIGAYEYIRQMKANLKTGHIEAADLVKAQQAADKLAKNRTKKADQIHWKFLGPTSVGGRTRAILVDKDNSQRMIIGGVSGGIFTSNDGGLNWTDHPQNTEFLSLSISAIAQAPNGDIYVGTGENFDGRSYGEGKLGNSVLPGTGVYKSTDRGNSFQLLASTIPNLNNGSSNIYNRDWAAIQDIEVHPNNSNWVYVATSRSLQISQDGGETWSKANGIPTTSVAYDIAVAEDGTAHAVVGSRYYQAIDGLNFTGEFTGTSLGQFEISSGNKVLAMSPSDNDYLYIVTVKSNGCLRKVWQSKDGGEIWIIIGEGDNTFFNPMRNGNSCQGWYDLCVTVDPANKERIFLGGVTLWSWSPEDSWNQLDGGASPYDVHPDKHTLVFDPNNSNTLYIGSDGGITRSLNAQNLYPTFEAINQNYFATQFYGIAANIEGNVIGGTQDNGTVFVAPDGSSIYDGGQPYITGGDGGFCDISKLKPLATFVSSVNGGIKRSGSAKPPFSSFFDYNADCAPTNPEGSCNPDGHLDGNPLYITPFILWEDVFANAIDPSVQKTKFITGACDGRVWMTEGALDFTAIPSWKQIGKFVASRCISALTVSYDGTTVYAGTADGRMMCISNLDSDNPSTKEFLIEGAIGQYISSIDVDYNNGHIVVGLGNYGRDQNIVKSFNANSVIPTFSSIQHNLPLMPVYTVAQNKFNVSPLVVGTELGIWMYDENTQTWTEENGSMGRVPVHSLRFQQVKAAHCGVLYAGTHGRGIYRSTDFLLPDCEDIFPGDTVGIEHLNQISQLQLYPNPMSKKSTLEVTLIEAADLQLQIFDLQGRIVRQQYLGELAAHNHKIDIQRGDLVAGEYVVVLQSKNGRASKKMLVKDF, from the coding sequence ATGAAAAAGTCATTACTGACCCTCCTGTTTTTTTCTCTATGTGCCATCACCGCAAGTGTTTATGTAATGAAAATCAAACAATTATCAATTTCAGAAGCAAAAGAATCAAATCTTCTACGAGCCTCTATCCAGAATTTTGAAGAAAAAACCCATTCGTTTATCGGTGCTTACGAGTATATCAGGCAAATGAAAGCGAACTTGAAAACAGGGCATATTGAGGCGGCAGATTTGGTGAAGGCGCAACAAGCAGCCGATAAACTCGCCAAAAATCGAACAAAAAAAGCAGATCAAATTCATTGGAAATTTTTGGGGCCTACTAGTGTAGGTGGTCGCACCCGTGCAATTTTGGTGGACAAAGACAATTCGCAGCGAATGATTATTGGAGGTGTATCAGGCGGTATTTTCACCTCCAATGATGGCGGGCTGAATTGGACAGATCACCCCCAAAATACCGAATTTCTTTCCTTGTCGATTTCGGCTATTGCACAAGCTCCAAATGGCGATATTTATGTCGGAACGGGTGAAAATTTTGATGGGCGGTCGTATGGTGAAGGGAAATTGGGAAATTCTGTTTTGCCGGGAACGGGTGTGTATAAATCAACAGACAGAGGCAATAGTTTTCAGCTATTAGCATCCACTATTCCGAATCTTAACAATGGAAGCAGCAATATTTATAACCGTGATTGGGCTGCCATTCAAGATATTGAAGTACATCCTAACAATTCCAACTGGGTGTATGTGGCAACGAGTAGAAGCTTGCAAATCAGTCAAGATGGCGGTGAAACTTGGTCGAAAGCCAATGGAATTCCTACAACATCTGTAGCGTATGACATTGCAGTAGCAGAAGACGGAACAGCCCATGCAGTTGTAGGTTCAAGGTATTATCAAGCGATAGACGGCCTAAATTTTACTGGTGAATTTACGGGTACGAGTCTGGGGCAGTTTGAAATTTCATCGGGTAATAAGGTGTTGGCTATGTCACCTTCTGACAATGATTATTTATACATTGTCACCGTCAAAAGCAATGGCTGTTTGCGGAAAGTATGGCAATCCAAAGATGGCGGTGAAATTTGGATCATTATTGGTGAGGGCGACAATACCTTTTTCAATCCTATGAGGAATGGAAATAGTTGTCAGGGTTGGTATGACTTGTGTGTAACGGTTGATCCTGCCAATAAAGAACGTATCTTTTTGGGTGGGGTAACATTGTGGTCTTGGTCGCCAGAAGATAGCTGGAATCAGTTGGACGGCGGTGCATCACCTTACGATGTGCATCCCGACAAACACACACTTGTATTTGACCCCAACAATTCCAACACTTTATACATTGGTTCGGACGGTGGCATCACCCGTAGTTTGAATGCCCAAAATTTGTACCCTACTTTTGAAGCTATCAACCAAAACTACTTTGCCACCCAATTCTATGGCATTGCAGCCAACATTGAAGGGAATGTAATTGGTGGAACTCAAGATAACGGAACCGTGTTTGTTGCACCTGATGGCAGTTCTATTTATGACGGAGGTCAGCCTTATATCACAGGTGGTGATGGTGGATTTTGTGATATTTCTAAGCTCAAGCCTTTGGCGACATTTGTATCTTCAGTAAATGGTGGAATCAAACGCTCGGGTAGTGCAAAACCTCCTTTTAGCTCATTTTTTGATTACAATGCAGACTGTGCACCTACTAATCCTGAAGGTAGTTGCAACCCAGATGGACACTTAGACGGCAACCCCTTGTATATCACTCCGTTTATATTGTGGGAAGATGTGTTTGCCAATGCAATTGATCCCAGTGTACAAAAAACCAAATTCATCACTGGAGCTTGTGACGGTCGGGTGTGGATGACCGAAGGAGCATTGGATTTTACGGCTATTCCTAGTTGGAAGCAGATTGGTAAATTTGTGGCAAGTCGCTGTATCAGTGCTTTGACGGTTTCCTATGATGGAACTACTGTTTATGCAGGTACAGCGGATGGCCGAATGATGTGTATCTCCAATTTGGATAGTGACAATCCTTCAACTAAGGAATTTCTCATAGAGGGGGCAATAGGTCAGTACATTAGCAGCATTGACGTTGACTACAATAATGGACATATTGTGGTGGGTTTGGGCAATTATGGTCGAGACCAAAACATCGTGAAATCCTTCAATGCCAATTCCGTCATCCCCACTTTTTCGTCTATTCAGCACAACCTTCCTTTGATGCCCGTTTATACGGTAGCACAGAATAAATTTAATGTTAGTCCGCTCGTTGTAGGAACAGAATTGGGGATTTGGATGTATGATGAAAATACCCAAACATGGACGGAGGAAAACGGCTCAATGGGAAGAGTACCTGTGCATAGCCTTCGTTTTCAGCAAGTAAAAGCGGCACATTGTGGCGTTTTGTATGCAGGTACGCACGGGCGAGGTATTTACCGCAGCACCGATTTTCTTTTGCCAGATTGTGAAGATATTTTTCCCGGTGATACGGTAGGAATTGAACATTTGAACCAAATTTCACAACTTCAATTGTATCCCAATCCTATGTCTAAAAAAAGCACTTTGGAAGTTACTTTGATTGAAGCAGCTGATTTACAACTTCAAATTTTTGACCTGCAAGGGCGAATAGTTCGACAGCAATATTTGGGTGAATTGGCGGCTCACAACCACAAAATTGACATTCAAAGAGGTGATTTGGTAGCTGGTGAATATGTAGTAGTGCTTCAATCGAAGAATGGGCGAGCGAGCAAAAAAATGCTTGTAAAAGACTTTTAG
- a CDS encoding LytTR family DNA-binding domain-containing protein — protein sequence MSLYSLKQLEKDLPTDRFMRIHKSYIVAIDQIKTLEGNMLDIGKKESLPIGASYREEVLGRIF from the coding sequence TTGTCGCTTTATTCTTTGAAACAGTTGGAGAAAGACTTACCTACTGACCGTTTTATGCGGATTCACAAATCCTATATCGTGGCGATTGACCAAATCAAAACATTGGAGGGCAATATGTTGGATATTGGCAAAAAGGAGTCTTTACCGATTGGAGCGAGTTATCGGGAGGAGGTTTTGGGGAGGATTTTTTGA
- a CDS encoding TonB-dependent receptor yields MKKITCTFSLMFFSIQLFAQIAIVRGKVVKQSTNEPIPYVNITAAKNGIQSDFNGEYQLNLTEGKHTLKFSFIGFETQQIEVTLVENQIQELNISLVEQEELLQTVVVSGSKYERRLSEETVSIEVIRPSIIENSNSAQMDEALEKVPGVSVVDDQANIRGGSGYSYGAGSRVLLLVDDMPILTSDSGSPAWDFIPLENVQQVEVVKGASSALYGSSALNGIINIRTAYPTAKPYTKISIFNTLYQKPADNKIIAANGEVTEKAWWGNKAPYELGATFTHRRKIGQFDLVGGAYLYKQKSWRKEEFIERYRINLNTRYRFKNTPNLSIGLNFNAQKTESATFFLWNGSGAEAYLPWNTLETPLNDRKNFSMDPYAEYFNPKKNIRTKLQGRYYYVDNQNQTDQSKTVHNYYGEWQFQKKYPTADFSYTLGLVGSAVNTTAELYDGFFQSSNLSAYVQLDKKLFDRLNIALGGRYERNKLQGKKEAKPVGRLGLNYQLAEGTFLRASYGEGYRFPTIAEKFVSTSLDDRGLITVSPNLELESETGWSAELGIKQGFKLGDWQGYADLAGFINEYQNMMEFTFNYWEDLQALAFRSVNIGDTQITGIDASIAGKGKMGKAEVNVLAGYTYINPRLETPLDSIPAGSWPAGPNIEYGDGTNALLKYRFRHSFKTDIQTDYNKISAGISLRHNSSIEGIDSIFHFIIPDLQKYRTEHDKGVWLMDTRIGYEIIKGGTLSFICRNLFNKEYAIRPALIEAPRSFTFRFSQEL; encoded by the coding sequence ATGAAAAAAATTACCTGCACTTTCTCGCTTATGTTTTTTAGCATACAACTTTTTGCCCAAATAGCTATTGTTCGTGGTAAAGTAGTCAAACAATCTACCAACGAACCTATACCTTATGTCAATATTACTGCAGCTAAAAATGGCATTCAATCAGATTTTAATGGTGAATACCAATTAAATTTAACTGAAGGCAAACATACGCTAAAATTTAGTTTTATTGGATTTGAAACACAACAAATTGAAGTAACATTAGTCGAAAATCAAATCCAAGAATTAAATATTTCTTTGGTCGAACAAGAGGAATTACTACAAACAGTGGTTGTAAGTGGGAGTAAATATGAAAGACGTTTGAGCGAAGAAACCGTTTCTATTGAAGTGATTCGTCCTTCTATCATCGAAAACAGCAATTCTGCACAAATGGATGAAGCATTGGAGAAAGTGCCAGGAGTGAGTGTAGTAGATGATCAAGCCAACATCAGAGGAGGTAGCGGGTACTCTTATGGAGCAGGTAGCCGTGTGTTATTACTCGTGGATGACATGCCGATTTTGACCAGTGATAGTGGTTCTCCCGCTTGGGATTTCATTCCACTGGAAAATGTACAACAGGTTGAAGTGGTGAAAGGAGCTTCTTCTGCACTCTACGGCTCATCGGCACTCAATGGCATCATCAATATCCGCACTGCTTACCCAACTGCAAAACCTTACACCAAAATCAGTATTTTCAATACACTCTACCAAAAACCTGCTGACAATAAAATCATTGCAGCCAATGGTGAAGTCACCGAAAAAGCATGGTGGGGAAACAAAGCACCTTACGAATTGGGTGCAACTTTCACACACCGCCGAAAAATTGGACAATTTGACTTAGTTGGAGGTGCTTATCTATACAAGCAAAAAAGCTGGCGCAAAGAAGAATTTATCGAAAGATACCGCATCAACCTCAATACTCGCTACCGCTTCAAAAACACTCCAAACCTATCTATTGGATTGAATTTCAATGCTCAAAAAACAGAAAGTGCTACCTTCTTTTTGTGGAATGGCAGCGGTGCAGAAGCTTACCTACCGTGGAATACGCTCGAAACGCCCTTGAATGACCGCAAAAATTTCAGTATGGATCCTTATGCCGAATACTTCAATCCCAAAAAAAATATCCGCACTAAACTACAAGGACGTTACTACTACGTGGACAACCAAAACCAAACTGACCAAAGCAAGACAGTCCACAACTATTACGGTGAATGGCAGTTTCAAAAAAAATATCCAACTGCAGATTTTTCCTATACTTTGGGCTTAGTAGGCTCGGCGGTCAATACAACAGCCGAACTCTATGATGGCTTTTTCCAATCCTCTAATCTATCCGCTTACGTTCAGTTAGACAAAAAACTATTTGACCGACTCAACATTGCTTTGGGAGGACGCTATGAGCGCAACAAGCTGCAAGGCAAAAAAGAAGCAAAACCTGTTGGTCGTTTGGGTTTAAACTACCAGTTGGCAGAAGGTACATTTTTGCGGGCTTCCTATGGCGAAGGCTACCGCTTTCCTACCATTGCAGAAAAATTTGTATCTACGAGTCTCGATGACAGAGGTTTAATTACGGTTAGCCCCAATTTGGAATTGGAGTCGGAAACGGGATGGAGTGCAGAACTGGGTATCAAACAAGGTTTTAAATTGGGTGATTGGCAGGGGTACGCAGATCTTGCAGGTTTCATCAATGAATATCAAAACATGATGGAATTTACCTTCAATTATTGGGAAGATCTTCAAGCATTGGCATTCCGATCCGTCAATATTGGCGACACGCAAATAACGGGGATTGATGCGAGCATTGCAGGAAAAGGCAAGATGGGAAAAGCGGAGGTAAATGTTTTGGCGGGTTATACCTACATCAATCCTCGCCTCGAAACACCTTTGGACTCTATTCCAGCAGGTTCTTGGCCCGCTGGCCCAAATATCGAATATGGTGATGGAACAAATGCATTGCTCAAATACCGATTTCGCCACTCTTTCAAAACAGATATTCAAACGGATTACAACAAAATTTCGGCAGGAATCTCGCTTCGTCACAACAGTTCCATTGAAGGGATTGACAGCATTTTTCACTTCATCATTCCCGACCTTCAAAAATATAGAACCGAACACGACAAAGGTGTTTGGCTAATGGATACTCGTATTGGCTATGAAATCATCAAAGGAGGTACGCTTTCTTTTATTTGCCGAAATTTGTTCAACAAGGAATACGCTATTCGACCTGCCTTGATTGAAGCTCCAAGAAGTTTTACCTTCCGATTTTCACAGGAACTTTGA
- a CDS encoding histidine kinase: protein MNYIGAKRTWLQILFWGGLWLLIPLILSSDNFFSKTFYRSLITFAGIAILIYINLEVLLPQLYFQKRQTAYIFAAILLIALLVFLFDWDLAPWAEYISRKPNKPFADSDKAQSFFNMCLISYSMPFFTSLIGSTLFEVARYASNKEKESVQLQKEKLEAEMNFLKSQINPHFLFNALNNIYTLTVIKSDLAPDNLLKLSDMLRYMLYECKADKVPLHKEITYIENFIDLYKLKDSSGLNIEVEIDKHRPDLMIAPLLFVPFIENAFKHSKIEDTNKGWIRIGLKVLEQKIVFEVTNSIPSHAFTKDKTGGIGLQNVKRQLELMYPQKHDLQIEEDGKRFRVLLEMEV from the coding sequence ATGAACTACATTGGAGCAAAACGCACTTGGTTACAAATCCTGTTTTGGGGAGGATTGTGGTTACTGATACCGCTTATTCTCTCCTCCGATAATTTTTTTAGCAAGACATTTTACCGCAGCTTGATAACATTTGCGGGCATAGCCATCCTTATATACATCAACCTTGAAGTGTTGCTACCTCAACTTTATTTCCAAAAAAGACAAACTGCCTATATTTTTGCTGCAATTCTATTGATTGCCCTACTTGTCTTTTTGTTTGACTGGGATTTAGCACCATGGGCAGAATACATTAGCAGAAAACCCAACAAGCCATTTGCTGATTCAGATAAGGCGCAGTCATTCTTCAATATGTGTTTGATAAGTTATTCTATGCCTTTTTTTACTTCATTGATTGGCAGTACTTTATTTGAAGTTGCCCGCTACGCATCAAACAAAGAGAAAGAAAGTGTCCAACTTCAAAAGGAGAAATTGGAGGCGGAAATGAATTTTTTGAAATCTCAAATCAATCCGCATTTTCTCTTCAATGCGCTGAACAATATCTATACGCTGACGGTCATCAAGTCCGACCTTGCGCCTGATAATTTGCTCAAACTTTCGGATATGCTTCGGTACATGCTTTATGAATGTAAGGCAGACAAAGTGCCGCTTCACAAAGAAATTACCTACATCGAAAACTTTATTGACCTCTACAAATTGAAGGATAGCAGTGGACTGAATATTGAAGTGGAGATTGACAAACACCGCCCAGATTTGATGATTGCGCCTTTGTTGTTTGTTCCTTTTATCGAAAATGCCTTTAAACACAGCAAAATTGAAGATACAAATAAGGGGTGGATTCGCATCGGATTGAAGGTTTTGGAGCAGAAAATTGTGTTTGAAGTCACCAACAGTATTCCTTCTCATGCGTTTACCAAAGACAAAACGGGGGGCATTGGGCTGCAAAATGTGAAACGTCAATTGGAGTTGATGTATCCTCAAAAACATGATTTGCAGATTGAAGAAGATGGGAAAAGGTTTCGGGTATTACTGGAGATGGAGGTTTGA
- a CDS encoding response regulator — MITTIKCLVVDDEELARILLETFIRRLPQLELVGKCKNAIEAIEVLQKQTVDLLFLDIQMPELTGIELLKTLQQKPLVIFTTAYSDYALEGYALDVTDYLLKPFSFQRFVQAVNKANEMLQLKATAQNVAANTKYPSTNLIPSNTEETGDTSKEKDYILVKSEHRVHRLKFDDIHYIQSMREYVSFYTNRVGSP, encoded by the coding sequence ATGATCACAACTATAAAATGCTTAGTAGTAGATGACGAAGAGCTTGCGAGGATATTACTCGAAACATTCATTAGACGTTTGCCGCAATTGGAGCTAGTTGGAAAATGCAAAAATGCCATTGAAGCAATTGAAGTGTTGCAAAAACAAACAGTGGATTTGCTTTTTTTGGACATTCAAATGCCCGAATTGACGGGAATCGAACTTTTGAAGACTTTGCAGCAAAAACCGCTGGTGATTTTTACGACTGCTTATTCCGATTATGCACTAGAAGGCTATGCTTTGGATGTGACAGATTATTTATTGAAACCCTTTAGTTTTCAACGCTTTGTGCAGGCGGTCAATAAAGCTAATGAAATGCTGCAATTGAAGGCAACTGCTCAAAATGTGGCTGCAAATACCAAATATCCTTCTACCAATTTAATTCCTTCAAATACAGAGGAAACGGGTGATACTTCAAAGGAAAAGGATTACATTTTGGTCAAATCCGAACATCGGGTGCATCGCCTCAAATTTGACGATATTCACTACATCCAAAGTATGCGGGAATATGTATCTTTTTATACCAATCGAGTAGGTAGCCCGTAA